The following coding sequences lie in one Glycine max cultivar Williams 82 chromosome 19, Glycine_max_v4.0, whole genome shotgun sequence genomic window:
- the LOC100809501 gene encoding probable beta-D-xylosidase 2 isoform X2 — protein sequence MYNGGTAGLTYWSPNVNIFRDPRWGRGQETPGEDPVLAGTYAATYVRGLQGTHANRLKVAACCKHFTAYDLDNWNGMDRFHFNAQVSKQDIEDTFDVPFKMCVSEGKVASVMCSYNQVNGVPTCADPNLLKKTVRGLWQLDGYIVSDCDSVGVFYDNQHYTPTPEEAAADAIKAGLDLDCGPFLAVHTQNAVKKGLLSEADVNGALVNTLTVQMRLGMFDGEPTAHPYGHLGPKDVCKPAHQELALEAARQGIVLLKNTGPVLPLSSQLHRTVAVIGPNSKATITMIGNYAGVACGYTNPLQGIGRYARTVHQLGCQNVACKNDKLFGPAINAARQADATVLVMGLDQSIEAETVDRTGLLLPGRQPDLVSKVAAASKGPTILVLMSGGPVDITFAKNNPRIVGILWAGYPGQAGGAAIADILFGTANPGGKLPVTWYPEEYLTKLPMTNMAMRATKSAGYPGRTYRFYNGPVVYPFGHGLTYTHFVHTLASAPTVVSVPLNGHRRANVTNISNRAIRVTHARCDKLSITLQVDIKNVGSRDGTHTLLVFSAPPAGFGHWALEKQLVAFEKVHVPAKGQHRVGVNIHVCKLLSVVDRSGIRRIPLGEHSFNIGDVKHSVSLQAAALGIIKS from the exons ATGTACAACGGTGGAACAGCAGGGCTCACGTATTGGAGCCCAAACGTTAACATTTTCAGGGACCCTAGGTGGGGCCGTGGACAGGAAACTCCCGGTGAGGACCCTGTGTTGGCCGGTACTTATGCTGCTACTTATGTCAGGGGGCTACAGGGAACCCACGCTAACCGGTTGAAGGTTGCTGCTTGTTGCAAACATTTCACTGCTTATGATCTTGATAATTGGAACGGCATGGATCGATTCCACTTTAATGCACAG GTGAGTAAGCAGGACATAGAGGATACATTCGACGTGCCATTCAAGATGTGTGTGAGCGAAGGCAAAGTAGCCAGTGTCATGTGTTCTTATAATCAAGTCAATGGGGTCCCTACCTGTGCTGACCCCAACCTCCTCAAGAAAACTGTTCGTGGCCTGTGGCAACTTGACGG GTACATTGTATCAGACTGTGATTCTGTTGGGGTGTTTTATGATAACCAACATTACACACCAACGCCAGAAGAAGCTGCTGCCGATGCCATTAAAGCAG GTTTGGATTTAGACTGTGGGCCTTTCCTAGCTGTGCACACGCAGAATGCGGTCAAAAAAGGCTTGCTAAGCGAAGCTGATGTCAATGGTGCTTTGGTGAATACACTGACGGTCCAAATGAGGTTAGGGATGTTTGATGGAGAGCCCACGGCCCATCCATATGGTCACTTGGGCCCAAAAGATGTGTGCAAACCGGCCCACCAAGAACTGGCTCTTGAAGCTGCCAGACAAGGAATTGTACTTCTTAAGAACACTGGTCCTGTTTTGCCACTCTCCTCACAGCTTCATCGCACCGTGGCTGTCATCGGGCCCAATTCTAAAGCTACTATTACAATGATTGGAAATTATGCTG GTGTTGCTTGTGGATACACCAACCCCTTACAAGGGATAGGAAGATATGCACGGACTGTTCATCAGTTGGGTTGTCAAAATGTAGCCTGTAAAAATGACAAGCTGTTTGGACCTGCTATAAATGCGGCCCGTCAAGCAGATGCAACGGTTTTGGTTATGGGCTTGGACCAGTCCATTGAAGCTGAAACGGTGGACAGGACAGGCTTGCTTTTGCCTGGTCGTCAACCAGACCTTGTTTCAAAGGTGGCAGCTGCCTCAAAGGGACCAACTATTTTGGTCTTAATGTCTGGTGGTCCCGTGGATATAACTTTTGCAAAGAATAACCCTCGAATTGTGGGTATTCTGTGGGCTGGTTATCCGGGCCAAGCTGGTGGTGCTGCCATTGCAGATATCTTGTTTGGAACAGCTAACCCAG GGGGAAAGCTGCCAGTAACATGGTACCCAGAAGAGTACCTAACAAAGTTACCAATGACAAACATGGCAATGCGAGCGACCAAATCAGCAGGGTATCCAGGAAGAACGTATCGGTTCTACAATGGTCCAGTGGTGTATCCATTTGGACACGGGTTGACATACACACACTTTGTTCATACACTAGCAAGTGCTCCCACAGTGGTGTCAGTTCCCTTGAATGGTCATCGCCGTGCCAATGTCACCAATATTTCAAACAGGGCAATTAGAGTGACACATGCGCGGTGTGACAAGCTCTCCATCACCCTCCAGGTAGACATTAAAAATGTAGGGTCCAGAGATGGCACGCACACGTTGTTAGTTTTCTCTGCTCCCCCTGCAGGTTTTGGTCATTGGGCACTAGAGAAGCAACTAGTGGCCTTTGAGAAGGTCCATGTTCCTGCCAAGGGTCAACATAGAGTTGGAGTTAATATTCATGTGTGCAAGCTCCTAAGTGTAGTGGATAGGTCTGGGATTAGGAGAATCCCGTTGGGGGAACACAGTTTTAACATTGGTGATGTTAAACACTCCGTGTCACTTCAAGCTGCAGCACTTGGGATTATCAAGTCCTGA